Below is a genomic region from Acidobacteriota bacterium.
CGCAGGACCGGCGCGGTCACCGGGAGGGTCCGAACGCCTCCCGGAGGCCGGAACTTGACCCCCGGGGGGGAGAGGGCAAGAATGGCGGTCTTTGCGCCGCCGGGACACACCCAGCGCGAACCCCAGCAACCTCGGCTCCGCCGCCCGGCTCCCGGGCCGGTGCGGTGCGCCGGAGGGAGGCCGCCCGCATGCTTCGTCTCGCCCCGGTCGCCCAGGCCGCTCCCGCGGCCGGCAACGATTGGGTCCAGATGCTGGTCAGCTTCATCCCCATCCTGGGCATCGTTCTCATCTTCTACGTGCTCATCTTCCTCCCGATGCGGCGCCGGGAGAAGGCGCACGAGGCGATGATCAAGGCCCTGAAGGCCGGTGACAAGGTGATCACCTCCGGCGGGCTGATCGGGACGGTGACCCGATTGGAGGACGAGACGATCCGGCTCCGGCTCGCGCCGCAGGTGGAGGTGACGCTGCTGCGCCGCAACGTGGCGGGCAAGATGTCGGAGGAGTCGAAATGAGCGCCACGCTCAAGTGGAGGCTGATCCTCATCGCCGCGGTCGTCGTGGTCGCGCTGTTCCAGGCGTGGCCGCGTCCGGGCAAGCCGATCCTCAACATGCACCTCGGCCTCGATCTGCGGGGCGGCTCGCACCTCCTGCTCGAGGTCGTCACCGACGACGCGGTGAAGGCGGAGACGGACCTGACCGCGACCCGCACCGGCGAGCGGCTCCGGGACGCCGGCTTCCCCGACGCCCGTGCCGCCTCGACCTCGACGACCGAGTTCGAGGTCAGCGGTATCCCCGCCGACCGGCTGCAGGAGGCGCTGTCGGTGATCCAAGAGGAGCTCGCCCGCTGGAAGCCGCACATCGAGGGCGATGTGATCAAGGCGTCGATGCCGCCGCGGGAGGAGGAGGCGGCCCGGGAGCAGGCGGTCCTGCAGGCGCTCACGACGATCACCAACCGGATCGACCAGTTCGGCGTGGCCGAGCCGGTGATCCAGCGCGTGGGCGGCGGCGAGGGGAACCGGATCCTGCTCC
It encodes:
- the yajC gene encoding preprotein translocase subunit YajC, which codes for MLRLAPVAQAAPAAGNDWVQMLVSFIPILGIVLIFYVLIFLPMRRREKAHEAMIKALKAGDKVITSGGLIGTVTRLEDETIRLRLAPQVEVTLLRRNVAGKMSEESK